The genome window AGATAACGATTACAGACCCCTTGGGCGGCGAACCCGGCTATGTTTACTTGTTTCGACATGACGGGACGCTCGATCCGGGCGCTGGCGCGCAGTATGTCAACTACAATTTCAACCTCTTGTCGGGCGACTATAAAACCACTTACGCCATTCCCGGTCCAAATCCCGAAGACACCACCATCACCACGCCCTATTACCAGTGGCATTTCTGTGATCGGTGGAAATCGGACGGTCTGCGCATTTTCGCGGGATCGGCCACCGGCGTGAACATCCTCGACCGCCATAAAAACCTTTTTGCCCCGGGCAAATGCACCCGTTCCGAGGACACGTTCTGCGAATGGGAAGGCGCGTTCGTCGCGAACCGGGCGGGACCGATCCGCGTCATCCGCAATTATGTCGGCGCGAACAGCGGACCGCGAACGCAGCGTCAGAATATATTCTATGAACAGCAACAGATCATCACCACGTGGCTGCGGGTTCATTCGATTGACAGCGTACTGGACTTTTTTGACTACTCGCCCGCCGCACAAGGCATGACGTATTCGAACAACAACCTGCCGTCGGGCGTCGTTATTGACGGCGTGCCCGACGTGGTGCCTCCGGGGCCGTTGCGCTGGGAAATGGTAAGCGGCCCGCAGGGCACGCTGGTCATGTGGCACCTCTTTGAAACCGATATCGCAGGCTACGTCCCCACCAGTTATTATCTCGACGACGCCGCGCCAACCGTCCGCCAATGCACCGGGGATGCCTATGCCTTCGGATCGAGCGGGCACTGGTTCGACCAGTTTATTCCCAACACCGATCCTTACCTCGTGTATTATTCGCTATTTTCGCTTTCGCGTCGCATTTATTTCCTGCCTCCCGACGCATCGGTCGCGGATGCGCAATTCCTTGCAAACAAGGCGGAAAGACCCTTGAATATTACCGCCGCCGCATGGAATCCCGAAGAACTAGCGAACATGCCCGCGTCAACATCCCAGGGTTTGGCCGCCCTGATTGCCGCGATTCTGTTGATGGCCCCGTCATTGCTGCCGCAACGTGTCCGCTCGCGAATTCGTCCTTAGAACCCAAAGGCTTGTAACGTGATCTATCGCCCGGTGTTCAACGGCCCGTTCCGGAATCAAAAATAATCGAGATCATCCTCTTGGGGCATCTGGCGATCAAGCATGCAGAGGAGCCACGTCGCGCAGAAAATGACGCAATCAAAATAGCCTGAAATGACGTCTATGACGGGGTGGATCCAGTTTTGCGACTGGTTTTGAAGGATGAGAATGACAAGCAGAAAATAGATCACCCCGCTGAAAAAACAGATGGACAAGGTTTTTGTCCATTGGCGGCCCAAGGGCGCAAGCGCTTCTCCCAATTGTCGCCAATCGGGTTTTCCGGCAAACATGACGGCCGCGCCGACCGGCAGGTAGACGGCCATGACGATGGCCATCAGCCAGAACACCGGCATGGCCGCCGATTCATCGTCCATCAGGGCGGGCAGCCATACAACCAGCCGTTGGGAGCCGACGGCCACGATGTTTAGGATGATCCAAAGGGGAAAATAGCGCCTGATGGCTTCCCGATCGCCCGGACATTTCCAGATCGGCCGGTCAATTTGGCGGCCCATGCGTGAGAAGGCCAGCGATTGGGCCAAGGCGTATGCCGCAATTAGAAACGCATCGCTGCCGGCCTGATAGGCCACCAATGTTCCGCTGACGGCGGCCCCGGAATCGCCTTCCATGCCCATCCATACATTTCCCGCAAGGACCAGCGCGCTGGCCGGAACGGTGCACAGGAGGTAAAGGCCCAGTGCCGAAACGTTTTTTTGAACGGCTTGAACGGCTTGCAGGAGGATGTCCACCGGGCCTACTCCGTCACGTCCTCCGAAGAGGTCTCCGGCGCCTCGGGTTCTTGGGGCTCGATCGATCCGGACCGTGGCCGTTGAGCCTGCAAGACATATTTCGCGATGATGTCGCGGTTGTCTTCCGTTATGGCGGTAAACCGGGCGCGCACCAAGTGCTGCCGACCGGAAATATGCTCCACGCCCACGGTTTCCGCCTCGACCTCGAACGGCGGCGATCCGGGCACGGCAATCCGGGTGCGGATCAGGGTGGCCTCGCGAATCGCATGTTGCGTCACCAACGCGAATCCGCCCGCACTAAGACTGGTCAGGGTTCCACCAAACCGCGTCACGACCCTGCGCGGACGCAATCCGGCCACGGCATCCTCTTCCCCATACGCGGCCAGGATGCCCACCGTGGCCTCTTGGTGAAACCGGATGCGGTAAAAGTTGCGCGCTTGGATGCGGTTGAGACCCCGCGTATGCAGAATCGTCCAAGGAATTTCGGATTCATTTGCCCGCATGCGCTTGGCCGCGAACTCGTACCGGGCGTCGTTCTCGCGCCAGAGATGAAACCGCACTTCGTTGCCCAACGCCGGCAGGGGGGCGTCCTTGTCCTTGGGCGCGACATAAAAATACGCCTCGTCAATCGCGGAGATAAGGCACTTGGTCCACGTGGGCCCCTTGCCCGCCGGGGCAATCCAGAGCATTTGGCCGACATGTAATTCGCGCGTCGAAAAGATGCGCATGCCGTAAGCGATATAATCGAGACCCAGGCGGACGCGCAGGTCGCGCAGCATGATGCCGACCTTCTCGAAGCGATCCATGTCGCCCGAGGAAAACAAGGCGTCCATTTTCTGTTCGACGCACGCGTCGAAATTCCGGCGGGTGGTGAGGGCGGGCAGCGGGGTTTTGGGCGAATAGGCCTGAATCATCGAACGCAGTAAATTCTGCTCCTCGCCGGAAAATCCCCGTTCGCGCATCATGTTGTCCACAACCCGCCATTCGGCCCGGATCTGCATGCGCCGGTTCATCCAACGGCGAAGGGCTTCTATGACGGTAATCAGGATGAATGTGGCGAGAAAAGCCCCACAAATCCATGCGACCGCGGCCTGCGTGGTTTCCGGAAATTTGAATGGAAACACCGACTGTTGCACGGCGTCGTCTCCTCCAAAACGTTCAAGACGAAAATCGGGGCGCAAGGCCCGCTTGTTTCTTACAACGGCATCTTACCAACACTCCGAAAGACTTTACAATAGGCCCATAAACCCCGCGATCCACACGCAAGATGCGGACCGCTGCCTGTATACCGTTCCAGCCGCGTTTCGGGTTGAACTTCAATAATTGGGCGATTTGCCTCAAATGCCTGTCGGCGCAACCATCGTTCCTCTCCGTGTTTTTTTCGTTGGCGCGGAGACATACACAAACGTTGAGAATACCGGATTTTCGAACCTTGTTGCAGGCTGCAATTACCCGAAAAAGGTCTTTTTCCGGTTGAACGCATTACAGAATCCTATTGAGGCATTGATTGCGGAGTTACGGCAGGATCCGAAATACCGGTGCTCGCAGGCGCCAACGATCAGCGGGGCTTGTCCGCCATAAGCGCGCGCAGATCGTAGCGCATGTAGGGCCGGTTGCAGGCGGGATCCCGCAGGGTCGAGTTCGCCACCCACAGTTCGAGCGTGTCCGGCTTGAAAAGAGCGTTGTGCATGTTGCTGGACATCGAAACGCCGCGGGCCATGATGTCGAGGGCCGTTTGGACATCAATCTTGCCGTACATCTTTTCGAC of Candidatus Hydrogenedentota bacterium contains these proteins:
- a CDS encoding PilZ domain-containing protein translates to MQQSVFPFKFPETTQAAVAWICGAFLATFILITVIEALRRWMNRRMQIRAEWRVVDNMMRERGFSGEEQNLLRSMIQAYSPKTPLPALTTRRNFDACVEQKMDALFSSGDMDRFEKVGIMLRDLRVRLGLDYIAYGMRIFSTRELHVGQMLWIAPAGKGPTWTKCLISAIDEAYFYVAPKDKDAPLPALGNEVRFHLWRENDARYEFAAKRMRANESEIPWTILHTRGLNRIQARNFYRIRFHQEATVGILAAYGEEDAVAGLRPRRVVTRFGGTLTSLSAGGFALVTQHAIREATLIRTRIAVPGSPPFEVEAETVGVEHISGRQHLVRARFTAITEDNRDIIAKYVLQAQRPRSGSIEPQEPEAPETSSEDVTE